The region CAGGCAAGCGCCTCCGGCCGTCGTCCCGGTGTGCATTGCCCCTGCCGGCGCTCAGCCGACGCAGCGGATGCACGCCCGCCCGTGGTCGGCGCGCATGTCGCCCACGGGCTGGCGCGCCTGGCCGAAATGTTGAAAATGGCTTCGGGAAAGAATGAGCGACGTGCTTACGCCGCATGAACGGGCATCAGGTCGACACCCTGCCGGATCGACACGCGTGAAGATCGGCGGCTCGGCGAGGGGCCGCGTCGCGTGCGATGGACACGCGGCCCACGATGCATCGCGGGCATCGCAAACGGCGTGCGCGCCAACGCATGCGCGAATGCCGGCGACCACCTTCGCCGCCGGCTTGCGCAACGGTGTTACAGCAGCGATTTCGCCTGCGACAGGATCTTGTCGCAAACCTGCTTGGTGACCTGCTCCTTCAAACCACCGCCGCTGAGATCCAGCGTCTTGCCGTTGCCCGCGTCGAGGATCCCGCTCGCGCCGCTCGTATAGCCGCTGTCCGACGAGGCGCCGCCGCCCAGCTTGCTCATCAGCGCATCCTTGACCGACGACGCGCCGCCGCCGCCCGCGCCGCCGAGATAGTTGTTCTTGATGCAGAACTGCAGCACGCCGGCGACGTTGCTGCTGCTCGACGAGGTCAGCGACGAGCCGCCCAGCGCGCCGCCGATGCCGCCGAGATTGCCGAGCGCGCTCGATGAATCGCCCGAGCCGGTCGCCTGCTTCAGCATGTCGCCGAGCTGGGCGTGTGCAGCCGACAACGGCACGAGCGCCGCGAACAGGACGCCGAAAACCGTACTGCGGTATGGGTTCGCCTTCATGAGTTCT is a window of Burkholderia sp. FERM BP-3421 DNA encoding:
- a CDS encoding DUF2501 domain-containing protein, with the protein product MKANPYRSTVFGVLFAALVPLSAAHAQLGDMLKQATGSGDSSSALGNLGGIGGALGGSSLTSSSSSNVAGVLQFCIKNNYLGGAGGGGASSVKDALMSKLGGGASSDSGYTSGASGILDAGNGKTLDLSGGGLKEQVTKQVCDKILSQAKSLL